A genomic region of uncultured Paludibaculum sp. contains the following coding sequences:
- a CDS encoding NnrS family protein: MADHGPVATETALQRLVTVYIVTGLLFLVLPGTLLGVWNLVSISGRHSLNGLSQSWLQAHGHAQIFGWIGTFIIGIGYYSLTKMGGLKPFAVSRGWLSWTLWSCGTTLRWVANVSEWNWRVLLPVSAAFQLAAFLIFFRTVSGHKRPDKPLKRTRIESWMKLVIASTTMFLLALLVNLVVTLALAATSSHPEIPHWFDQRFLVLAAWGFPVLAAWGFNARWLPVFLGLELPSDRGLLSAMAACGCGICAALFGQLLVATILLLIASILASLALNVFRSGVKPAKTLGVTNSFPYFVRSAYVWLLIAAVLGVGAAVSDVHGGIWGASRHALTVGFLATMVFAIGQRVLPAFSGMRLLFSTKLMFASLAVLNVGCLLRVTSEVPAYEHNLPLAWRILPVSALTELTAVVLFAVNLGITLLLLPPRRAEASAPGTMPEYRP, from the coding sequence ATGGCTGACCACGGCCCGGTAGCAACTGAGACCGCTCTGCAACGGCTGGTGACGGTGTACATAGTCACTGGCCTGCTGTTCCTGGTGCTGCCGGGCACATTGCTGGGCGTCTGGAATCTGGTCTCCATCAGCGGACGACACTCGTTGAACGGGCTGTCTCAATCCTGGCTGCAGGCGCATGGACACGCGCAGATATTCGGATGGATCGGCACGTTCATCATTGGAATCGGATACTACTCCCTCACAAAAATGGGTGGGCTGAAGCCGTTCGCGGTCAGCCGTGGCTGGTTGAGTTGGACACTATGGAGCTGTGGCACTACTCTCCGCTGGGTGGCCAACGTCAGTGAGTGGAACTGGCGAGTGCTTCTGCCGGTTTCAGCAGCTTTCCAGCTTGCTGCCTTTCTGATCTTCTTTCGGACCGTCAGCGGCCACAAGCGGCCAGATAAGCCCTTGAAGCGGACACGCATTGAGTCGTGGATGAAACTCGTCATCGCCTCGACCACCATGTTTCTGCTGGCTCTACTGGTCAATCTGGTTGTTACTCTCGCGCTTGCGGCCACCAGCTCCCATCCTGAGATCCCGCACTGGTTCGACCAGCGCTTCCTGGTTTTGGCAGCCTGGGGATTTCCGGTTCTGGCCGCATGGGGCTTCAATGCCAGATGGCTGCCTGTTTTCCTGGGCCTTGAGTTGCCTTCTGACAGGGGCCTGCTCTCGGCCATGGCGGCGTGCGGATGTGGAATCTGCGCAGCCCTGTTTGGTCAACTTCTGGTTGCGACGATACTGCTGCTGATTGCCTCCATCCTGGCTTCCCTGGCGCTCAATGTCTTCCGGTCTGGTGTGAAACCGGCAAAGACACTTGGTGTCACCAATTCGTTCCCATACTTCGTAAGGAGCGCTTACGTTTGGCTCCTGATCGCCGCTGTACTGGGAGTTGGGGCAGCAGTTTCAGACGTTCATGGGGGCATCTGGGGCGCCTCGCGCCATGCTCTCACAGTGGGTTTCCTTGCCACCATGGTGTTCGCCATCGGCCAGAGAGTTCTGCCGGCTTTCTCCGGCATGCGGCTGTTGTTCAGCACTAAGTTGATGTTCGCTTCGCTCGCAGTTCTCAACGTGGGCTGTCTGCTACGGGTAACGTCTGAGGTACCTGCCTACGAGCACAATCTGCCGCTGGCGTGGAGAATCCTGCCGGTCTCCGCCCTCACCGAACTGACGGCCGTGGTCCTGTTCGCTGTCAACCTGGGCATCACGCTACTACTACTGCCACCACGGCGGGCGGAAGCAAGCGCGCCTGGAACTATGCCCGAGTACAGGCCGTAG
- the ric gene encoding iron-sulfur cluster repair di-iron protein, with product MTTTKTLADVAALSLDAVRTLERYGLDYCCGGKRPFDEACLSKGLTPDSVMAEIEKTRGDGATDKDWQTAPLDKLVGHIVSTHHEYLKLELPALANRLNKVHTVHGGRDPEMLGSMVEVFGGLRAEMELHMHKEEVMLFPFIEQYGRAEAQGQRMPPVPFGSIANPIGVMEREHAEAGDALGQIRALTNNYELPSYACTTVRTLYAGLQALEADLHVHIHLENNILFPRAIALEG from the coding sequence ATGACAACGACCAAAACGCTGGCTGATGTAGCGGCCCTCTCGCTTGATGCCGTACGCACTCTGGAACGATACGGCCTCGACTATTGCTGTGGCGGGAAGAGGCCATTTGATGAGGCGTGCCTCTCGAAGGGGCTCACGCCTGACTCGGTCATGGCGGAGATCGAAAAGACACGTGGGGACGGCGCGACCGACAAAGACTGGCAGACGGCGCCGCTGGACAAGCTGGTAGGGCACATCGTCAGCACTCACCACGAGTACCTCAAACTGGAACTTCCGGCCCTGGCGAACCGCTTGAACAAGGTGCATACGGTTCACGGCGGGCGCGACCCGGAGATGCTCGGAAGTATGGTGGAGGTATTTGGAGGCTTACGAGCGGAGATGGAACTGCACATGCACAAAGAGGAAGTGATGTTGTTCCCGTTCATCGAACAATACGGCCGTGCGGAAGCACAGGGGCAACGGATGCCTCCCGTACCGTTTGGATCGATCGCCAATCCGATTGGGGTGATGGAGCGCGAACACGCGGAGGCAGGAGATGCCTTGGGCCAGATCCGAGCTCTGACCAACAACTACGAACTGCCGTCATACGCCTGCACAACGGTGCGCACCCTCTACGCCGGACTGCAAGCACTGGAGGCGGATTTGCACGTCCACATCCACCTGGAAAATAACATCCTCTTCCCTCGCGCTATTGCCCTGGAAGGGTAG
- a CDS encoding Rrf2 family transcriptional regulator, which yields MNLTVQSDYAFRTLMYLAVRDPQGSTIQEISEHYGISRGHLMVIVHRLGTLGFLETTRGRGGGIKLARAKSSIFLDEILLATEPGFDLVECYRGDANRCLITTPCRLRGVLDEALEAWMSVLRKYSLADLVEGNPALVHLMKLPGVDQVGRKPSRRTRVAGQALQMPSRITHRRRHEVDH from the coding sequence ATGAACCTCACGGTCCAGTCCGACTATGCCTTCCGCACATTGATGTACCTCGCTGTTCGCGACCCGCAGGGCTCCACCATTCAGGAGATCTCAGAGCACTACGGCATCTCCCGCGGGCATCTGATGGTGATTGTTCACCGTTTGGGCACCCTCGGATTCCTGGAAACCACACGAGGGCGCGGGGGCGGCATCAAGCTGGCCCGGGCCAAGTCATCGATCTTTCTCGATGAGATTCTTCTGGCAACGGAGCCGGGCTTCGACTTGGTCGAATGCTACCGCGGCGACGCCAACCGTTGTCTCATCACCACGCCCTGCCGTCTGCGCGGCGTGCTGGATGAGGCGCTGGAGGCGTGGATGAGCGTCCTGAGGAAATACTCGCTTGCTGATCTTGTCGAAGGTAACCCCGCGCTCGTCCACCTCATGAAACTCCCGGGTGTCGACCAGGTTGGAAGAAAGCCATCCCGGAGAACTCGGGTGGCGGGACAGGCACTGCAGATGCCAAGTCGAATTACGCATCGCAGACGGCACGAAGTGGACCATTGA
- a CDS encoding DEAD/DEAH box helicase encodes MLVEEQIAERQARASGAVVKVLEQPAGGAYGDYRIESGSGRTYRVAVRGPGLFENYCSCPDFAVNTLGTCKHIEAMLTRLRQRRRKTLETAANQRLRASISLLYGETIEVRLRLPAEPSPALRSLAAEYFDPAGLLLREQYRRFGEVLNALRKADDRAIVYSDALDYIDRENELAEGLDVERKLLAKLKRGQEPLTGVLKTKLLPYQTRGALFAACRGRVILADDMGLGKTVQALAATELLRRNRGIERVLVIAPASVKYQWKTEIEKFTDLSAQVIDGLLPRRKTLYAAPLFFNLTSYELAIKDVRYMHELKPDLIILDEAQRIRNWATATARSIKQLKSRYAFVLTGTPLENKLEELFSVVEFVDGRRLGPAFRFLHEHRVEDEHGHLQGYRGLDRIHDQMAPILLRRTRAEVLKDLPERTDQIFRVPLTPQQAEPYYEQSDILGGLMRKWERQGWLSEIDQKRVLCCIQNMRMLCNSTFLFDKSTHHSPKLQEFREILSELVIEENRKVVVFSEYERMTHLAGEELRKLGIGFVSLHGGVPSRQRGALIERFRSDPECQVFLSTDAGGVGLNLQAASAVVNFEPPWNPARLEQRIGRVHRLGQSRPVNVIHMLTTDSIEERVWETMRLKKSLFAGVFDSPTDEVSFAKLGRKTVLHAVKEIFANQPGRPKPVVDATAAVPVKVAATAPESTVPGGVGGTPIQRAQATRETAGASGIELAAAGLIEAGVKFVESIAANRTAGAANGVPGGGLEQILSALFTRDTRTNRPALSIPLPESITQERLATAISGLVNTLGRAGSA; translated from the coding sequence ATGTTAGTCGAAGAACAGATTGCCGAACGGCAGGCAAGGGCGAGCGGCGCAGTCGTGAAAGTGTTGGAACAGCCCGCAGGGGGCGCGTATGGTGACTATAGGATTGAATCGGGCAGTGGACGAACCTATCGGGTCGCGGTCCGCGGGCCTGGGCTCTTTGAGAACTATTGCTCGTGCCCGGACTTCGCGGTCAACACTCTCGGCACCTGCAAGCACATTGAAGCTATGCTGACGCGGCTGCGGCAACGCCGCCGCAAGACGTTGGAGACGGCGGCGAATCAGCGCCTGCGCGCGTCCATCTCGCTTCTTTACGGCGAGACGATCGAGGTGCGGCTGCGTTTGCCCGCTGAACCCTCGCCTGCATTGCGATCACTGGCCGCGGAGTACTTCGATCCGGCTGGTCTGTTGCTGCGCGAACAGTACCGGCGATTCGGCGAAGTCCTGAACGCGCTCCGGAAGGCCGACGACCGGGCGATCGTGTACAGCGATGCTCTGGACTACATCGACCGGGAGAACGAACTGGCCGAGGGCCTCGACGTGGAACGTAAGCTGTTAGCGAAGCTCAAGCGGGGACAGGAGCCGCTGACCGGCGTCCTGAAGACCAAGCTGCTGCCATACCAGACGAGAGGGGCACTGTTTGCGGCTTGCCGTGGTCGAGTGATACTCGCCGACGACATGGGCCTCGGGAAGACGGTGCAGGCGCTAGCCGCGACAGAGTTGCTGCGCCGCAACAGAGGAATCGAGCGAGTGCTCGTGATCGCGCCGGCCTCGGTCAAGTACCAGTGGAAGACGGAAATTGAGAAGTTCACCGATCTATCGGCACAGGTGATCGACGGTCTGCTGCCCAGGCGAAAGACGCTCTACGCCGCCCCGTTGTTCTTTAACCTCACTAGCTACGAGCTGGCGATCAAAGATGTGCGGTACATGCACGAATTAAAGCCGGATTTGATCATCCTCGATGAGGCGCAGCGCATCCGCAACTGGGCCACGGCGACCGCACGGTCCATCAAGCAACTGAAGAGTCGTTACGCCTTTGTCCTCACCGGTACACCGCTCGAAAACAAACTTGAGGAGCTCTTTTCCGTGGTCGAATTCGTCGACGGACGCAGATTGGGCCCTGCATTCCGTTTCCTGCACGAGCACCGCGTTGAGGACGAGCACGGCCACTTGCAGGGCTATCGCGGTCTGGATCGAATTCACGATCAGATGGCGCCGATCTTGCTCCGGCGGACCCGAGCGGAAGTTCTCAAGGATCTTCCAGAGCGGACCGACCAAATTTTCCGTGTGCCTCTGACTCCCCAACAGGCCGAGCCGTACTACGAACAGAGCGACATTCTGGGCGGGCTGATGCGGAAGTGGGAACGCCAGGGCTGGCTCTCTGAGATCGATCAGAAGCGCGTCCTGTGCTGCATTCAAAACATGCGGATGCTGTGCAACTCGACCTTTCTTTTTGACAAGAGTACGCACCACTCACCGAAGCTGCAGGAGTTTCGCGAGATCCTGTCGGAGCTAGTGATCGAGGAAAACCGCAAAGTGGTGGTGTTCAGTGAATACGAGCGCATGACGCATCTGGCCGGGGAGGAGCTTCGCAAGCTTGGGATCGGCTTTGTGTCGCTCCATGGCGGTGTGCCCTCTCGCCAACGGGGCGCTCTGATCGAAAGATTCCGGAGCGATCCGGAATGCCAAGTCTTCCTGTCTACGGACGCGGGCGGTGTCGGTTTGAACCTCCAAGCGGCGTCGGCCGTCGTGAACTTTGAGCCGCCGTGGAACCCGGCCCGGTTGGAGCAACGGATCGGGCGCGTGCACAGGCTTGGGCAGTCGCGGCCGGTCAATGTGATCCACATGCTGACGACCGACAGCATCGAAGAGCGCGTGTGGGAAACCATGAGGCTGAAGAAATCGCTATTTGCGGGGGTATTTGACTCGCCTACGGACGAAGTCAGCTTTGCCAAGTTGGGCCGGAAGACGGTTCTCCATGCGGTGAAGGAGATATTTGCCAATCAGCCTGGCAGGCCTAAGCCGGTAGTCGACGCAACAGCGGCGGTTCCGGTGAAGGTGGCGGCCACTGCGCCGGAATCGACAGTTCCAGGAGGGGTTGGCGGAACCCCAATTCAGAGAGCCCAGGCGACCCGTGAAACGGCGGGCGCAAGCGGCATCGAGTTGGCGGCAGCCGGGTTGATTGAGGCCGGTGTCAAATTCGTGGAGTCGATCGCGGCCAACCGAACCGCTGGGGCCGCCAACGGTGTGCCCGGCGGCGGATTGGAACAGATCTTGTCGGCCCTGTTTACACGAGATACTCGGACGAACAGGCCGGCCTTGTCCATACCGCTACCGGAGTCCATCACCCAGGAGCGGCTCGCCACGGCGATCTCTGGCCTGGTGAACACGCTCGGGCGCGCCGGCTCCGCTTAG
- a CDS encoding PHP domain-containing protein, translated as MQYAELQTSSSFSFLRGASYPQELVKTANEYRHHAIALTDRNTLSGIVLAHSTLKKAKELHTRFIVGCRLDLTNGESLLCYPTNRKAYGKLTQLLTLGRRRAAKGECLLDLTDVMDHAEGQHFILPFPRAMTESVTTHIGRCAGMFRGNIHLALTHSCRGDDTQWIHAVAAFARSTSIPIVATNDVLYHQPGRKMLQDVVTCIREKCTLAQAGFRLEANAERHLKPPEVMAQLFAEWPEALAATIEIADRCRFSLDELRYEYPEEIITPGMSAFDDLKARALAGALIRYPKGVPQAVFKQIDHELKLIAEREYAPYFLTVHEIVKFAKSRKILCQGRGSAANSLICYCLGITEADPVECGLLFERFISAARNEPPDIDVDFEHERREEVIQHIYEKYGRDRAGLTATVVHYRKRRVVREVAKVLELSNESSPERKELAMQLMKELVGFPRHLSQHVGGFVIARGRLDELVPIENARMKDRTVIQWEKDDIDELGMMKVDVLGLGMLSAIRRSFELLERHYHEQLTLATIPQEDPAVYAMLQEADSIGVFQVESRAQQSMLPRLRPKTFYDLVIEVAIVRPGPIQGDMVHPYLKRREGKEAVSYPSPALKAVLEKTLGVPLFQEQAMQIAIIGANFTPDEADELRRALATFRHVGTIGSFEKRFLEGMRRNGYPEDFAARCFNQIKGFSTYGFPEAHAISFANLVYVSAWIKRHYPDVFCAALLNSQPMGFYAPAQLVRDAREHGVEVRPIDVNHSDWEATLEPAEGSARHAVRLGLHMVSGLPEKEAQTLVAERGPGYRTPAEIARRAGCSRRALDRLAQADAFSSMTIGRRQALWKTSALDGRLPPLFTATDLFDDPEAALPPTMASQEVLADYMAAGLTLRDHPLAFLRARWKNRRVITTAELKQTPAGKSVLIVGIVLFRQHPQTAKGTIFLSIEDETGAANLIVWKHVHEKYHDAVYHGKVLACWGVVQREGQVLHVVARRIWDWSAQLKHLDPQASTPAFPIHSRDFR; from the coding sequence ATGCAATATGCGGAGCTACAGACATCATCCAGCTTCAGCTTCCTGCGCGGAGCCTCCTATCCCCAGGAGCTGGTAAAAACGGCCAACGAGTACCGTCATCACGCGATTGCCCTCACCGACCGCAACACACTGTCTGGCATCGTGCTGGCACATTCCACGCTGAAGAAAGCGAAAGAGCTTCACACCCGCTTCATCGTCGGTTGCCGGCTCGATCTCACGAATGGGGAGAGTCTTCTCTGTTACCCCACGAACCGCAAGGCTTATGGGAAGCTCACACAACTGCTGACGTTAGGCCGGCGGCGGGCAGCCAAGGGGGAGTGCCTTCTTGATCTCACCGATGTGATGGATCATGCCGAAGGCCAGCACTTCATTCTTCCATTCCCGCGAGCTATGACGGAGTCCGTGACAACACACATTGGCCGTTGTGCCGGCATGTTTCGGGGAAACATCCATCTGGCGCTAACGCACTCCTGCCGCGGTGACGACACACAATGGATCCACGCTGTCGCCGCGTTTGCACGGTCCACATCAATCCCTATCGTCGCCACGAATGACGTTCTCTATCACCAACCAGGACGGAAGATGCTTCAGGATGTGGTCACCTGCATTCGTGAGAAATGTACCCTGGCTCAAGCAGGATTTCGTCTGGAAGCCAATGCTGAACGTCATCTAAAACCACCGGAGGTGATGGCTCAACTCTTCGCCGAGTGGCCGGAGGCGTTGGCGGCAACCATCGAGATCGCCGATCGGTGCCGCTTCTCCCTGGACGAACTCCGCTATGAATACCCAGAAGAGATCATTACGCCCGGCATGTCGGCGTTTGATGATCTGAAAGCCCGCGCTCTGGCAGGCGCCCTGATCCGCTATCCCAAGGGGGTTCCTCAAGCGGTCTTCAAGCAGATCGACCATGAGTTGAAGCTCATCGCCGAGCGGGAGTATGCGCCTTACTTTCTCACAGTCCACGAGATCGTGAAGTTTGCGAAGAGCAGAAAGATTCTGTGTCAGGGGCGTGGATCCGCTGCAAATTCGCTCATCTGCTACTGCCTGGGGATTACCGAGGCAGACCCTGTGGAGTGCGGTCTGCTATTCGAGAGATTCATCTCCGCAGCTAGAAATGAGCCCCCCGACATTGATGTCGATTTTGAGCACGAGCGCCGTGAAGAGGTGATCCAGCATATCTATGAAAAATACGGCCGCGACCGCGCCGGCCTCACCGCCACCGTGGTTCACTACCGCAAGCGGCGGGTGGTCCGGGAGGTCGCGAAGGTGCTGGAGCTTTCCAACGAAAGTTCACCGGAGCGCAAGGAGCTCGCGATGCAACTGATGAAAGAGCTGGTTGGATTTCCGCGCCATCTTTCACAGCACGTCGGAGGGTTCGTCATTGCGCGCGGCCGTCTGGATGAACTGGTACCGATCGAGAACGCGCGGATGAAGGACCGCACGGTCATCCAGTGGGAAAAGGACGACATCGACGAGTTAGGGATGATGAAGGTGGATGTCCTTGGCCTAGGCATGTTGAGCGCGATTCGGAGATCATTTGAGTTGCTGGAGCGCCACTATCACGAGCAGTTGACGCTGGCCACCATTCCCCAGGAAGATCCGGCGGTGTACGCAATGCTTCAGGAGGCGGACAGTATTGGCGTCTTTCAAGTGGAAAGCCGGGCACAGCAGAGTATGCTGCCTCGCCTCCGGCCGAAGACGTTTTACGACCTGGTAATTGAAGTTGCCATTGTCCGCCCCGGCCCAATTCAAGGAGACATGGTGCATCCCTATTTGAAGCGCCGCGAAGGCAAGGAAGCTGTCAGCTACCCGAGTCCTGCACTGAAGGCTGTACTGGAAAAGACCTTGGGTGTGCCGCTCTTTCAGGAGCAGGCGATGCAGATCGCCATCATTGGAGCCAATTTCACTCCGGATGAAGCCGATGAGCTACGGCGAGCGCTGGCCACATTCCGCCACGTCGGCACGATCGGTTCGTTTGAGAAACGATTTCTTGAAGGTATGCGAAGGAACGGCTATCCAGAAGACTTCGCCGCGCGCTGCTTCAATCAGATCAAGGGCTTCAGCACGTATGGATTTCCCGAAGCCCATGCCATTTCGTTCGCCAATCTCGTGTACGTCTCGGCGTGGATCAAACGCCATTACCCCGATGTCTTTTGTGCAGCGCTGCTGAACAGCCAGCCCATGGGATTTTACGCTCCGGCGCAATTGGTGAGGGATGCGCGCGAGCACGGTGTGGAAGTGCGGCCCATCGACGTGAACCATAGCGATTGGGAGGCAACCCTGGAACCCGCCGAGGGTTCTGCTCGTCACGCCGTCCGTCTAGGCCTGCACATGGTCTCCGGATTACCGGAGAAAGAGGCACAGACACTCGTCGCAGAACGCGGCCCCGGCTACCGCACACCCGCCGAGATCGCGAGACGAGCCGGATGCAGCCGCCGCGCGCTGGACCGGTTGGCCCAAGCTGATGCCTTTTCTTCCATGACCATCGGGCGCAGGCAGGCTCTTTGGAAAACCAGTGCACTCGATGGGCGACTCCCCCCGCTGTTCACCGCAACGGATCTATTCGACGACCCGGAGGCAGCCTTGCCGCCCACAATGGCAAGTCAGGAAGTCCTGGCGGACTACATGGCCGCAGGGCTCACGCTGCGCGATCATCCTCTAGCCTTCCTGCGCGCTCGATGGAAGAACAGGCGGGTCATCACCACAGCGGAGTTGAAGCAGACACCGGCTGGGAAGTCTGTACTGATCGTGGGCATCGTGCTATTCCGCCAGCATCCACAGACAGCGAAGGGGACGATCTTCCTGTCCATTGAGGATGAAACCGGGGCGGCCAATCTGATCGTTTGGAAGCACGTGCATGAAAAGTACCACGACGCCGTCTATCACGGGAAAGTACTGGCCTGCTGGGGTGTGGTGCAAAGAGAAGGGCAGGTGTTGCACGTCGTCGCGCGCCGCATTTGGGACTGGTCGGCACAACTGAAGCACCTCGATCCGCAAGCGAGTACTCCGGCGTTTCCGATTCACAGCCGCGACTTTCGATAG
- a CDS encoding dehydrogenase E1 component subunit alpha/beta has product MAARADSSPLIVPHDVTLELYRKMLTVALVEERLKVFCKQGKCTFQASTRGHEKVQIGMTMLLRARHDWFFTYYRSKAIAIGLGMPLKDIFLGMLSRDGDPSSNGRNMPEQFSARELNLVAQTAVTGSQYLPAVGMARALKREGIDQLVHVSSGEGATSEGEFFEALNWASREKLPVIFTVQNNGYAISTPQSVQTGSSIHQIARGFGLRSFHFDGTWFEGMYETLPSVIEEVRRGAGPILIEAEVIRIDPHSSSDDQRKYRPAIELEQLRERDPIWQTEQYLLRHGLFSRDEMDAAREEIRAEVDEAALAADATPQPSGNDLMAHIVSAPDPEESEERAPRPISDAPVAMIDAINHGLREALAEDPRVVMFGEDIADPKGGVFGVTRGLASAFPDRVENSALAEASIIGIASGMAMNGLKPVVEIQFADYIWPAMMQLRNEVATLRWRSQGAWSNPMVVRVAVGGYIKGGPWHSACIEATFSHIPGWKIAFPSSADDAKGLLKTAIRGQDPVLFLEHKGLYRKVQAKALEPDAAYSIPFGKGRIRREGKDLTVVTWGSTVYLALEVARQLELEGRSIEVIDLRTLAPFDEEMVYQSVRKTNRVVVAHEDSLTGGFGGEIVARIAENVLDSLDAPVVRVAAKDTFVPSAPNLELMALPSIEDLRGAVERVLRY; this is encoded by the coding sequence ATGGCAGCCAGAGCAGATTCTTCACCCCTGATTGTTCCGCACGATGTGACACTGGAGCTGTATCGCAAGATGCTCACCGTAGCTCTTGTCGAGGAGCGCCTGAAGGTCTTCTGCAAGCAGGGCAAATGCACTTTTCAGGCTTCGACGCGTGGGCATGAGAAGGTGCAGATCGGCATGACAATGCTGTTGCGCGCGCGCCACGACTGGTTCTTCACCTACTATCGATCCAAGGCGATCGCCATCGGGCTGGGTATGCCGTTGAAGGATATCTTCCTGGGGATGCTGAGCCGCGACGGCGATCCCAGCTCGAACGGGCGCAACATGCCGGAACAGTTCAGCGCCCGTGAACTCAATCTGGTGGCGCAGACGGCCGTGACGGGGAGCCAGTACCTGCCGGCTGTCGGCATGGCGCGAGCGCTGAAACGCGAAGGGATCGACCAATTGGTGCATGTCTCCTCCGGAGAGGGGGCAACCAGTGAAGGTGAGTTCTTCGAGGCCCTTAACTGGGCTTCCCGTGAGAAGCTGCCGGTGATCTTCACCGTACAGAACAACGGCTATGCGATCAGTACGCCCCAGTCCGTCCAGACCGGATCATCGATACACCAGATTGCCAGGGGCTTTGGCCTCCGGTCGTTCCATTTTGACGGCACCTGGTTCGAAGGGATGTATGAGACGCTGCCATCGGTCATCGAAGAAGTACGCCGCGGTGCCGGCCCCATTCTGATTGAGGCAGAGGTCATTCGCATCGACCCTCACTCTTCGTCGGACGATCAGCGCAAGTACCGGCCCGCGATTGAACTGGAGCAACTGCGAGAGAGGGATCCCATCTGGCAGACCGAACAGTACCTGCTGCGGCATGGCCTGTTCAGCCGGGACGAGATGGACGCCGCGCGGGAAGAGATCCGCGCGGAGGTGGATGAGGCGGCCCTGGCGGCCGATGCCACTCCGCAACCCAGCGGTAACGACTTGATGGCCCACATTGTCAGTGCACCAGACCCGGAAGAGTCCGAGGAGCGTGCACCTCGGCCGATCTCCGATGCGCCAGTGGCCATGATCGATGCGATCAACCACGGACTGCGGGAGGCGCTTGCGGAGGACCCTCGTGTTGTTATGTTCGGCGAGGATATTGCCGACCCGAAGGGCGGAGTGTTCGGGGTTACGCGCGGACTCGCCAGCGCCTTCCCAGATCGGGTAGAGAACTCAGCCCTTGCGGAAGCCAGCATTATTGGCATCGCCAGCGGCATGGCCATGAATGGTCTTAAGCCCGTCGTCGAGATTCAGTTTGCCGACTACATCTGGCCGGCGATGATGCAGTTGCGAAATGAGGTAGCGACGCTACGATGGCGCAGTCAGGGCGCATGGAGCAACCCGATGGTTGTACGGGTGGCCGTGGGCGGCTACATCAAAGGAGGCCCCTGGCACTCGGCCTGCATCGAGGCGACTTTCTCGCACATTCCCGGCTGGAAGATCGCGTTCCCAAGCTCCGCCGACGATGCGAAGGGACTGTTGAAGACCGCGATCCGAGGCCAGGATCCGGTGCTCTTTCTCGAACACAAAGGCCTTTACCGCAAGGTGCAGGCGAAGGCACTCGAACCCGATGCGGCGTACTCGATCCCGTTCGGGAAAGGGCGCATCCGGCGGGAAGGAAAGGACCTTACGGTCGTCACATGGGGCAGCACAGTCTATCTCGCACTGGAAGTGGCCCGGCAGTTGGAACTCGAAGGGCGCTCGATTGAAGTGATTGACCTGCGCACCCTCGCGCCTTTTGATGAGGAGATGGTCTACCAGAGTGTCCGGAAGACCAATAGGGTGGTTGTGGCCCACGAGGATTCCCTGACCGGCGGATTTGGCGGAGAGATCGTCGCCCGCATCGCGGAGAATGTGCTGGATTCCCTGGATGCTCCGGTTGTCCGTGTCGCGGCAAAAGACACATTTGTCCCTTCCGCACCGAACTTGGAACTGATGGCACTGCCTTCCATTGAGGACCTTCGCGGCGCAGTTGAGCGAGTGTTGCGCTACTGA
- a CDS encoding ferredoxin family protein translates to MAFIIAEPCIKVKDTACVDACPVDCIHPRKDEPGFEEAEQLYIDPQECIDCGACVPVCPVSAIFSDADLPDNWAHFEKINADHFRG, encoded by the coding sequence ATGGCATTTATCATTGCAGAGCCCTGCATCAAGGTAAAAGACACGGCGTGTGTAGATGCATGTCCGGTGGATTGCATCCACCCCAGGAAGGACGAACCGGGTTTCGAAGAGGCCGAACAGCTCTACATCGACCCCCAGGAGTGTATCGACTGCGGCGCCTGCGTCCCGGTTTGCCCAGTTTCGGCAATCTTCTCGGACGCGGACCTGCCGGACAACTGGGCCCATTTCGAGAAGATCAACGCGGATCACTTCCGAGGGTAA
- a CDS encoding hemerythrin domain-containing protein, translating into MSQEIPTNAAVAELIAEHAQIQKVVAGLALLETRVTSGEGADPALLRRILEFLREYADRLHHGKEESFFFLALERRGVPATGCPVGALLGEHKRGRALVAEFAEGIEAYAAGTEGASEGLAATMRGLTELYPAHIWKEDYLLFPMSEKVLREEDLAELIAQFKTVDLAIGDAAIARAEALATELAGIVAQS; encoded by the coding sequence ATGAGCCAGGAGATACCAACTAACGCGGCGGTGGCGGAGCTGATTGCGGAGCACGCACAGATCCAGAAGGTGGTTGCGGGATTAGCTCTGCTGGAGACCAGAGTGACCTCCGGTGAAGGAGCGGATCCCGCCTTGCTCAGAAGGATTCTGGAGTTCCTCAGGGAGTACGCCGACCGGCTGCACCATGGCAAGGAAGAGTCGTTCTTCTTCCTGGCCCTGGAACGACGCGGTGTGCCTGCCACCGGTTGCCCTGTCGGCGCGCTGCTGGGCGAACACAAGCGTGGGCGGGCCCTGGTGGCGGAGTTTGCCGAGGGCATTGAGGCGTATGCGGCCGGAACCGAGGGAGCCAGCGAGGGTCTTGCCGCCACAATGCGGGGGCTCACCGAGCTTTACCCGGCGCACATCTGGAAAGAGGACTATCTGCTGTTCCCGATGTCGGAAAAGGTTCTGAGGGAAGAGGACCTGGCCGAGCTGATAGCCCAGTTCAAGACAGTCGATCTAGCCATCGGCGATGCAGCGATCGCACGGGCGGAGGCGCTGGCCACGGAACTGGCTGGGATCGTAGCGCAGTCCTAG